The Thalassomonas actiniarum genome contains the following window.
CCCAAGCGCGAATATCGGCACGAACCTGAGGTAGCGGGCGTACCCCGGGCTTTAGAATAACATCATGAAATGCAGCGATATCAAATGTATCGCCAATAATCTCCCGCGCCCGTATACGTTCAGACAGGATGACATCAGCACCGAGTATATAACTGAGTGACTGGCCGGGCATGGCAATATAGCGGTCAACTTCAATTTCAATCTCGGTGCGGGACATCACGGTATTTTCCAGCATAAAATCAATCGCCTGCTTACGCGACCAACCGCGCAGATGAATGCCGGGTTCAACAATAAGACGGCTCGCGGCCCAAAGATGTTTTGCGATCATACCCTGGCGATCATAAATCGAGGAGTAGAGGTTCATTTCATCCGCCAGATATTCTGAATAAAGTGCCCAGCCTTCGAGAATGCCGGAATTATACCCGGTGGAAGCTTGCTCTCTGGGATACGTTGACCAAAGATGATGGCCTGGCAATCCTTCATGAAAAGCAATCACCTCTGCCATCAATCGCCGTTCATTGGGGCGTGACGGATTAATAATATAACGGGCCGGGGCCTTGCCCTGAGCTTTGCCGTAATAACCGGCGGGAGCAGAGCCTTGCAGGTATTTTGGCATTTCACTGACAACAATTTCTTTTGTTATTTGTTTTGAAAATGACATCAGGGTTTTATCATGAGCCCGGGCCAGCGCTTTTTCTGAAATGACAATCAGGTCTTTTGCGCCGGTTTGATTTACTTGTGTTTCAGCACGCAAATCTTTAAGTATGTGCGCTACCGTATCCCCTGGTTTTCCTGTTGCCAGCAATTGTTCCTGTGATTCCTTAAGAAAACGTCTGCCGATGGCTTCAATTTCATCCGAAGATAGGCTCAAGGTCGTCCACCAGGTGACGGCAT
Protein-coding sequences here:
- a CDS encoding DUF885 domain-containing protein, with the translated sequence MKVFVNSFMAALLMLCAGVQGKPLVADSGYAAQALNNCKTDLRYLNQVIGWQVKWPRQWQGIIANGPDTAGEAIKTWSQAPAAFKVAIETLGAGISSKETAPRAVVIRVQQQVRDLLSDLTLANSKYRFNQVEHKNAALWNALIKDEIVPAVSALEKFLDKEYLPAASIAPGLSKLKGGAACFADAVTWWTTLSLSSDEIEAIGRRFLKESQEQLLATGKPGDTVAHILKDLRAETQVNQTGAKDLIVISEKALARAHDKTLMSFSKQITKEIVVSEMPKYLQGSAPAGYYGKAQGKAPARYIINPSRPNERRLMAEVIAFHEGLPGHHLWSTYPREQASTGYNSGILEGWALYSEYLADEMNLYSSIYDRQGMIAKHLWAASRLIVEPGIHLRGWSRKQAIDFMLENTVMSRTEIEIEVDRYIAMPGQSLSYILGADVILSERIRAREIIGDTFDIAAFHDVILKPGVRPLPQVRADIRAWVQREQEIKPI